One Malassezia vespertilionis chromosome 6, complete sequence genomic window, CGAGATCATGCTTTGGAAGAATGCATTGGCTCGGTCGGACGCATTCATTTCGCTTTCGCCAATTGGAAATGCGGCCTCGTAAAATGCTGCACATACGACAATAATATTAAGAGACAGACCGACCCAGGAACCCAATTCACCCAAGGGAGATGCCCAAGGCAAGAGCGACAGGGGGTTGCCTTCCAACTTCCATGCCTTGCGAAACCGAATATGGGCTAGGCAAGTAGATGCCCAAGCGAAAATTGAAGAAAGGCCAGAAATGGCCAACAGCCAGTCAAAGACGGTAGATTGTGACGCATAGTAAATTAAAAATCCCAACAAGCCAAAAAGAAGCGAAACAATGACGGCGGGAAGCGGCCTTCCTTCTCTGTCAACGTACTTGAAAATGGGGGGTGCTCCGCCTTGTTCAGCCAAGGCCAAAAGAGTACGACTAGCACCATACACTGACGCGTTTGCGACAGAGAGCGCAGAAATTAAGATGACGGCATTGAAGATTTGCGGAAGGGCTTTGATTCCGCCGATCTGAATAGCAATCACAAATGGCGAAGCACGAGGATCATTTCCGTCGCCTGAGCCATTGAGCTCCTGCATATTGGGGGGAACAATCAGCGTAATCATAAACAACGAAAGAATGTAAAAGATTAGAACCCTGAAAAGTACTTGCTTCGCAGCTTTCGGCAATTGTTTCCTTGGGTTAGACGTCTCGGCAGCAGCGAGACCCACAAGCTCGGTGCCAGAGAACGCAAAAGCTGCAGTAATAAAAATACTGCAAAAACCCTTGAACCCATTCACAAATGCACCGTATCCAGGGACATGCCATCCACGCGCTCCAAGATATCCCTCCGAACCAGGTGTGCCCGGTGTGCCACCACAATCAATAACAATGGCACAAATGATGAACCCAATGCACCCAATGACCTTGAGTAATGACGCAATGAATTCAAATTCACCATATCCACGCACACCAAAAAGATTGATGGCAATGATAATTAGCAGTCCAATAGCAATCCAAACGCCTTTAGGTACAACTTCTTCACTGTCCCAGAATTGGATAATTATTGTCGCGGCGGTTAGTTCAAGTGGTAGCGCCACCAGCCATTGGAGCCAGTAATTCCAACCCATTGCAACGCCCCATGATGGATCGACAAAGCGGGTTGAATATGTAGAAAATGCACCGGATACAGGCAAAACAGCTGCCAGCTCACCCAATGCAAAGACGGTAGTAACAAGCATTACTGCGATGACAAGGAATGCAATCATGAGCGAGCCAGGACCGCCCTCGGCGTAGGCACTTCCTGAGCCAATAAAGAGACCTGTTCCTATACTTCCACCCAGTGCAATGAACTGAATATGCCTGCCAGCCAGGTTTCTTTTCAATGCTGTCTTTTCTGGCACAAATGCAACACCGTTATTTTCGGTTTTTACAGCAACAGCGGTGTTTGCAAACTCATCTCTTCCGAGAACAGACGCTTTTTCATAAGTAGAAATACCATCCGTGTCGGCATAAGACGGTTCGGTACCATAAGCCACATTCACGGCTGGCTTGAAGCCATCCAGCCAAGATTTTAAGAAACCCATGGTCTGTATGGGGCCACGCGTTCTAGCTGTAGTTTTTGAGGTGCAGTCTATCTCCTAGCGGTCTTTTTCTTCTTTACGGCGCTGGTATTTGTGAAATTTCCGCGGGCAAAATTATTGCTTCTGGGGGCTTATCTGTGTTCACCTCTTATCGCTTGATCTCGTGATGTCAGGCGACCCTACGTAAGACATGGTTTTTAGAGGCTTGACTTGACCGTGCCAAGGTCATCCGTGTGGCGAACGTCTCACGGCCCTTACGGTAATATGTATGCTCATAGCCAAAAAAAAATATTGTTTGCCTCTTTTTTTAATTATGCTCCGGGCGGCTAGCTCCATGCCCTGCTCTCAATCTCCGCCCAAGAACTATTTTGAAGCACGTTCACTTTACATTTCATTTATATTTTGTTAGCACGAAAGGTATATGGGAATCATTTAAAGCGCTTTCAGAAAAAGATGTTCAAAATCTTTTTCCATAGAGGCATCTCTGCTGTGTCCGCTTCTTCCATTTCCTGCTGCTCCATGCAACGCAGAGTACTTCTGCCTTTAAGAAGGTCAATGTCTTCCAAAGACACAATTTTTGTGCGCTTGATTACCTTGCACGCAATGTAGAAAACCAAGATGAGAATAGCAGAAATAAAGCCCAAAAAGAAGCTGTACACACGGTCACCGCCCGTCTTCTCGGCTTCGTTAATTGGGAATACAGAGAGGTAGAATTGCGCACACACGAGCAGAATATTGAACACCAGACCTCCCCATGAGCCGTATACGCCAAACGGTGATCGCCATTGGAGCTGAGATACAGAGTATCCTTGTTTCGCCCACGCAGCACGGAATCGAATATGAGCAGCACAAATAGATCCCCAAGTGAAGATCACCGATAGACCCGAAATACCGAGGAGCCAGCTCTATATATGTTAGTAAACCACAGACAATCAACGTACAAAAACTTCGCCACCATTGTCGTCAGAAGAGTAGATCAGGAAACCAAGTAACCCAAAGAGTAGCGATACAATCACGGCGTGCAAAGGGCGGCCAGTGCGATCAACATAGCGCAGAAACTTGGGAGCATGTCCTTGCACAGCAAGTGCATGCAGAGTGCGGCTGCCAGCAAACACAGAAGAGTTTGAAACCGACACCGCAGACAGCATAATCACAGCATTAACTATGTGCGGCAGAACCTTAATCGCACCGATCTCAATCACAAGCACAAACGGCGACGTGTTAGGGTCATAGTTGCTTGTTCCATGTAAACGAGGATCTGAAGGTAAGATAATCAATGTGATCATAAAAAGAGAGAGGAAGTAGAAAACGATGACCCGCCAGATGACGAGTTTGCATGCCCGAGGGATATGCttatgcggcgcaggagTTTCCGCAGCAGCCAAACCGACCAGCTCAGTGCCGGTGaatgcaaatgcagcgGTGGTCAACACACTGCAAAAACCCTTGAATTTGTTAAGGAATGCAGGTCCATCGTGCCATCCTCTTGCTCCCAAGTATTGGCCGCTGGGGGTACCACCACAATCAATCACGATGGCACAGATGATGAAACCAATGATCGTGATCATCTTCATAGTTGTAGCTGAGAATTCAACTTCGGCATACCCGCGCAACCCGATAATATGAATCGCGCTGACTGCAAGAAAAAAGATGGCAATCCAAACGCCTCGGGGCACAGAGCCGTCTTCGTCCCAAAATCGGATAACGATCGCAGCAGCTGTGAACTCGAGTGGTAATGTCGCAAGCCATTGCATAAGATAGTTGTATCCGATAGTGAAGCCCCAGGCAGGATCCAGGAATCGGCCACTGTATTCGGCAAATGCGCCAGGAACGGGAAATGTGGATGCCAGTTCGCCAAGTGCTGCGAGAGTAGTAAGGATCATTAATCCCACCAAGCTATAGTCAATAAGCAGACTTGCAGGCCCACCGGAAGCGAGAGTCGACCCTGATCCGATAAAAAGACCAGTGCCAATACCGCCACCCAGAGCAATGAAGCTGATGTGCCTGCTTTGCAGTTTTCGATGCAGCCCCTTTTCCTCAACATCATCTCTTGGCTGTCCTAGTTCTTCATCGGAGTTAAAAACTTTCTTATCAGCACTTGTTGGCGTGCTAGTTTTCTCCAGTTTCTCTGACTCGGCACATTTGATGGAACTCGTGCTGCAAGTTTCAACGCTTTGCGCAGGTTTGAAACTATCAATCCATGTTTTAAAAAAACCCATGCCCGGATAAAAGGCTGGGGAGTGAAGAATGGAACCTTACCGGGTTGATTTTATAGTGGTCAAAGAACAGATATGTCTAATTAACTAGGATCCTGCGTTATCCCCAGCGTGCAGCAGGCACTCAGCTATTTTCCGAGTGGCTCAATGCGAACAAGTCACGTGGATTGGCGTTGGCGTGTAGGCGCAGCACGCTAAAGTTGGGCCTTGGGAAAGAAGTGCGGGGCAAAGCGTGGAGAGGTTTGTAACGAGAATATTTTATGCAGTAAAGTACGTGGGGTACGAAAAAGCtattcgcgcgcgcgcttttctgCGGCGGGGTTCTCCAAGCCAGCCCGCTTTGTCCCACGCTTTGCCTCTTCGAGGAATGCATCAATTGCAAATGGATCGCTAGCATCTTTCTCGAACTGGACAGGCCCTGTGCGTTCCTATACAGAGTTAGTAAAATGCACTTAGACGTTGTACGCACCTCTTGGAATTGGGAGCCTTCAAAGCCCTTTCTGCGCCCTAGTCCGAACCGGTCGTTCTCCAGTTCGGCACTGATGCCACTTTCTGTACCACCACCGTACATGTCGTCTGCCGTGCCAGTACCAGGCCTCCGATAAattgcagcagcagcggaAGATCCCTGGAACAGTGGTTTATCGTATACATTGTACGAATCATCTTCACCAAACGTGTTAGACAATGATTCACGATTAAAGAGACGTGCATCCGTCATGGATTCCTTGCTGAGTGTCGGCTTAGCCAAACCAAGTGCCACCTTTTCAGAGATGTCCCTGTTCTGCTCTTTGGCAAACATGCGTGCACGTTGCTCCGTGCCCATGTTATTGAGACGCAAGTCCCGCTCGCGTTCGCGACGGCGCTCTTCGCGCAAACgatcgcgctcggcaacaGCCTCATCATCATCATCGCTCTCGCTGCTTCCATATCCTGCCACTGCACTCGCCACAGTGCTACCAGAAGCGGCCATGTGCCCAGACGACATACCTGCACGCTCTTCCCTTGCtcgctgtgcaagcatgcgcagattttcttcgcgctctgccttttcgcgcgcagcaattTTTTGCTGCATTTGGTTGCGTTCCCGCACCTCTTCGCGGGCATGTTGGTCCGCCAGATGCAATGCCTCAGAAAATTGAGCAAAGTTATCATTAATGTACACATCTTGGAGACCACGGCCGTCTGCCGCAAGTCGCTTGTCCAATGGAATAGTGTAGCCCTTGTTATTTTTCCAGTTAGAGATACAGGGTGGTACCATCCATTCCTTTTGCTCTTGGGCAGTCACTTTCCGCGGCGGACTGCGCAAAACAGGCGGTGGTGGGCTAGGCGGTCCATTTGGCACTTTTTTAAACTGATGACGGGGAGGTTCTAGAGGATCCTCAACAACTTCCGTCATCTTAATAATTCTTTGTTTCCTACCATCCGCACCTTGTGAAGCCGGAGTATAGCGCAGGTAAGAAGAGTTCCCACCGGTGGCAGCGACATTTGTAGGTTTGGCCGCTTTGGTTTTGCCCTGGACAATCAATTCCAATGCCCGCCGCGTATTTTCAGTAGTGCTCTTCACTTCCTCATCTGAAGGACGCTCCAGTGGGCGCTTGCTCTCCCTATAATCATCCCGTTCCGACAAAGGGACGAGGTCTTTGTACTGAGACTGTACGTACGAGCCTGGACGACGACCTTGCTGTACAATTGCATCATACCGCGCCTTTCCGTCGGCATCCACATGCAACGTCAATGCTCCGCCTGGCCTCTGCATAATCAGCATTGCTTGCTCGCTCCTACATACCGACATGATGCTCCTTGGCTACAACGCTGAACAAGATTTGCCACGCAGAGCAGTAGTCACGTGTCACCTCCACCCGCGCACGTCCTGTCGTTCGACGCGCACGTCACGGCATGCTAGCATGCTGGGCGAGGGTGCGCAAGACGAAGAAGCAGAACACAAAGTTTATTTGAGCGACTCGGTACCAAGTTTGCTTCCACACGTACCACCCGATGTGCCTGTGACGTACAAACATCTGTTCAGTACGAATTTTGAGCCGGCGTGCGTTGCAATGCGTAAGCTTACCTTAGCAACCCGCTGCGTGTAATTGCACACTGCGATGTGGATGCAGCGTACGCGCAATGTATGTAATCTATTTGGACATATTAATGGCAGTTGAGGCGTCGCGATTGAAATTGGACTCCAAAGTAtcgccgcttgctgtgcTACAATGGTCAAGCCTGGTGCGTATGCAAAGCAAATATACTTACACAGATTGCGGTGAATTATGCGGCAAGAGCACATGGAGTGGACCGATTTAATTGTACTTTGGAAGAAGCAGAAAAACGTTGTCCTGGACTGCGTCTCGTCCATGTTGCATCTTATGGGGTGCGTGGCTAATAGAAATGTTGACGGCAGCCTGGCGATGTGGAGCCTAAGCATTATGAGAATCCCAACCCAAAAACACACAAGATATCTCTTGATATGTATCGCCGCGAATCTAAGAAGATTATGGATATTTTTCAGCGTCGCGTCAACTCCGGTGCCACCacgggcgtgcgcacacAATTTGACCTGAACCCAGCTATTGCAGACTGCTGGACTCCAATGCCGTTGGAATTGCTCGACGAACACGAAGGGCAAGATATTCTATTTGAAAAAGCGTCCATTGACGAGTCCTTTTTTGATTTGTCTGTCTATGCGCGGAAGCAAATTTTGCATCGATTCCCCTACTTggacacgcgcgccgagctggagAATATGAGTCCCGATGCCCGCGCCAAAAAACTAGAATGTTTATTACCACCTGTTCCCTTGAATGTAAGGCAGGAGCTAGTAAAAAAGTCCTGGACATTGCTGGGTGCATGGTGGCCGTCAGAATATACAGACTTGGCGTCGCAGGACACATTCGGCGAGCTGGAGAATATGACTTGGGTCGATGTTGCACATGCTTACGCAGCGGAGCGTATGATATCGGTACGCAAGCATGTACTCGATAGGCTGGGATACACTACTTCGGCTGGAATTGCGAAAAACAAGGCTCTCGCAAAGTTATGTTCTAATTTCCGCAAGCCATGCAGTCAAACGTTGTTATTACCTCGGTTTGTCTTGCCATTTCTGCACCCCATTGCGTTCCAAAAGATACGTTTTTTCGGTGGTAAACTAGGCTTCGAGATTGCCCAAGAATGGCAGCATACCGAAGTTGGTGCGTTGTGGGATATACCATTGTCCGACATGCAAAGCCGCTTTGGCTCCGACGGCGTTTGGATTTACGAAATGCTGCGAGGCATAGACCGCTCCCCAGTGAGCTCTCGCTCAGCCAATCGGTCCATGATGTCAGCCAAGAACTTTCAACCTGCGCTGACAGACActgcgcatgcactgcGATGGCTTTCCATCATGTCTGCGGAGCTCAGCGTACGATTGcaagaggagcgcgagacgTTTCCACTGGCGTACCCACGATCTATTGTACTCCGCTATTTTGTTTATGGTGCACTAGGCGCTCGAAGTGTGCAGCTACCGTTTGGATTTGTGTCTAATGATGCACTTGCCAGCGAGATTTTTCACAAAGCAGAGAAGTTATGGAAGCAGGGCGTCGGTGAACAGTTaagcgcaggcgcaagtGTTGCTACGCTCTCACTATCTTTTTCTGGAATTGAACGGCAGTCGCGCGACCAGAAACAGCTTGACGTTTTTTTCAAGGCACTATCTCCACGCAAAAAAGCACGCATAGCACCTGAGACACACACGGGTACTGCAACAACGCCTTCGGAccacgaggcgctggaaacGTCGCAGATCGAGTTTGCGAATGAGAAAATTGCCGAGTTGGCGCCAGTGCAAAGAGCTGCATCAACGCAGCAAAGTGTTTTGCCCACCGCAGCGTACGACACCTACAAGGACCACGAAACGCAAACGGAAATGATTCAATGGCGCTgttcgcgctgcagcaacATCATTGCGATCCCTATTTTTGACGACCTGGTCGATGAGACACCTGACACCAACCAACCGAGCTACCAAATACTACTGGACCGACTACGTGAGGAACACAGGAATTGGCACATGGCGGTCGACCTTGCCGCAGAGCTTGTAGATACCCCACAGTAATTGGCAATTCGAGACGATTATATAATCACCACCCAGGCGGGAGGTGGGCCCATGCGAGGATTTCTCCCGCCATGGTCTCGCCTGTAGTTGTAAATGCGATGAGGAACCGGCCCCTTTTTTCGGTGGCTCGATCGATTGCTGCTAGAAATGCCAGTTGTTTTTCTACAACTCGTACGACCCCTATGGCAggtgccgcacgcgcttccTTGAACCGTGGCCTTGCCGTTGTGGGTTTAGGCGGTGCGGCAGCAGTGACATTCATGCTACAAAACGCGTACAACAGCAGCGCAGATTGTACTGCTGAGAATGCTCCGAATTTGAAGACCACATTGTCTTCCACGATTAACATCGAGGACCTTGACCCAGCTGCGGTGAGCGACACAAGCAAGCCCATGTCGGAGCGCATGACTACCTATGTCCGGCTTGTGCAGAAGAAGCTGGTGGAATCCATCCAGGGCTTAGAGAACACGGGTAGCGCGAGCGGCTCTCCTGCGCAGTTTTTGGTCGAGTCTTGGAAACGCAAGGAAGGTGGTGAGGGTATTTCTTGCGTCTTGCAGGATGGGATTATCTTTGAGAAGGCGGGCGTCAATGTGAGTGTCGTGTACGGAAACCTCCCTTCTGCTGCAATTCGTCAAATGTCTGCAGATCACGACGGTATTCTTCAGAAGTTGGGCTACAATGTCGGTGGCGATGACGCAGACGTGGACGCGCTGCCCTTTTTTGCGACTGGCGTTAGCACCGTGATTCACCCGCTGAACCCCTACGCTCCAACTGGCCACATGAATTTGCGCTACTTTGAAATCAGGCACCCAAGAACACTTAAAAACGGACAGGTCAATCCCCGCTACACAAAAAACGAGCCCGCT contains:
- a CDS encoding uncharacterized protein (TransMembrane:12 (i79-99o105-134i155-176o188-206i218-241o261-286i307-326o362-382i409-428o434-457i478-500o520-540i); COG:E; EggNog:ENOG503NUN0), with protein sequence MGFLKSWLDGFKPAVNVAYGTEPSYADTDGISTYEKASVLGRDEFANTAVAVKTENNGVAFVPEKTALKRNLAGRHIQFIALGGSIGTGLFIGSGSAYAEGGPGSLMIAFLVIAVMLVTTVFALGELAAVLPVSGAFSTYSTRFVDPSWGVAMGWNYWLQWLVALPLELTAATIIIQFWDSEEVVPKGVWIAIGLLIIIAINLFGVRGYGEFEFIASLLKVIGCIGFIICAIVIDCGGTPGTPGSEGYLGARGWHVPGYGAFVNGFKGFCSIFITAAFAFSGTELVGLAAAETSNPRKQLPKAAKQVLFRVLIFYILSLFMITLIVPPNMQELNGSGDGNDPRASPFVIAIQIGGIKALPQIFNAVILISALSVANASVYGASRTLLALAEQGGAPPIFKYVDREGRPLPAVIVSLLFGLLGFLIYYASQSTVFDWLLAISGLSSIFAWASTCLAHIRFRKAWKLEGNPLSLLPWASPLGELGSWVGLSLNIIVVCAAFYEAAFPIGESEMNASDRANAFFQSMISLPIVLVFFLLHKLISRSRYVRLNEIDIHTGRRDPVSLEVLEEERAEERAKPLFWKIFDAIF
- a CDS encoding uncharacterized protein (TransMembrane:9 (n2-10c15/16o39-61i73-94o106-123i186-206o226-252i287-304o316-339i359-381o397-417i); COG:E; EggNog:ENOG503NUN0), translated to MILTTLAALGELASTFPVPGAFAEYSGRFLDPAWGFTIGYNYLMQWLATLPLEFTAAAIVIRFWDEDGSVPRGVWIAIFFLAVSAIHIIGLRGYAEVEFSATTMKMITIIGFIICAIVIDCGGTPSGQYLGARGWHDGPAFLNKFKGFCSVLTTAAFAFTGTELVGLAAAETPAPHKHIPRACKLVIWRVIVFYFLSLFMITLIILPSDPRLHGTSNYDPNTSPFVLVIEIGAIKVLPHIVNAVIMLSAVSVSNSSVFAGSRTLHALAVQGHAPKFLRYVDRTGRPLHAVIVSLLFGLLGFLIYSSDDNGGEVFSWLLGISGLSVIFTWGSICAAHIRFRAAWAKQGYSVSQLQWRSPFGVYGSWGGLVFNILLVCAQFYLSVFPINEAEKTGGDRVYSFFLGFISAILILVFYIACKVIKRTKIVSLEDIDLLKGRSTLRCMEQQEMEEADTAEMPLWKKILNIFF
- the PRP45 gene encoding mRNA splicing protein (BUSCO:EOG09264DT4; EggNog:ENOG503NY30; COG:A; COG:B), with amino-acid sequence MSVCRSEQAMLIMQRPGGALTLHVDADGKARYDAIVQQGRRPGSYVQSQYKDLVPLSERDDYRESKRPLERPSDEEVKSTTENTRRALELIVQGKTKAAKPTNVAATGGNSSYLRYTPASQGADGRKQRIIKMTEVVEDPLEPPRHQFKKVPNGPPSPPPPVLRSPPRKVTAQEQKEWMVPPCISNWKNNKGYTIPLDKRLAADGRGLQDVYINDNFAQFSEALHLADQHAREEVRERNQMQQKIAAREKAEREENLRMLAQRAREERAGMSSGHMAASGSTVASAVAGYGSSESDDDDEAVAERDRLREERRRERERDLRLNNMGTEQRARMFAKEQNRDISEKVALGLAKPTLSKESMTDARLFNRESLSNTFGEDDSYNVYDKPLFQGSSAAAAIYRRPGTGTADDMYGGGTESGISAELENDRFGLGRRKGFEGSQFQEERTGPVQFEKDASDPFAIDAFLEEAKRGTKRAGLENPAAEKRARE
- the eso1 gene encoding DNA-directed DNA polymerase (COG:L; EggNog:ENOG503NW7V), which codes for MLGEGAQDEEAEHKVYLSDSVPSLLPHVPPDVPVTYKHLFSTNFEPANPLRVIAHCDVDAAYAQLSPLAPGDVEPKHYENPNPKTHKISLDMYRRESKKIMDIFQRRVNSGATTGVRTQFDLNPAIADCWTPMPLELLDEHEGQDILFEKASIDESFFDLSVYARKQILHRFPYLDTRAELENMSPDARAKKLECLLPPVPLNVRQELVKKSWTLLGAWWPSEYTDLASQDTFGELENMTWVDVAHAYAAERMISVRKHVLDRLGYTTSAGIAKNKALAKLCSNFRKPCSQTLLLPRFVLPFLHPIAFQKIRFFGGKLGFEIAQEWQHTEVGALWDIPLSDMQSRFGSDGVWIYEMLRGIDRSPVSSRSANRSMMSAKNFQPALTDTAHALRWLSIMSAELSVRLQEERETFPLAYPRSIVLRYFVYGALGARSVQLPFGFVSNDALASEIFHKAEKLWKQGVGEQLSAGASVATLSLSFSGIERQSRDQKQLDVFFKALSPRKKARIAPETHTGTATTPSDHEALETSQIEFANEKIAELAPVQRAASTQQSVLPTAAYDTYKDHETQTEMIQWRCSRCSNIIAIPIFDDLVDETPDTNQPSYQILLDRLREEHRNWHMAVDLAAELVDTPQ